AACAGGCCGGCGGCTCCCCTGCTCCGGCAACTGATACACCACGGTCACAGCCGAACGGATTTTCGGTTCAGTTTGGCAAGGAAGGACTCAACAAATTCCGGATTCAATGCGGTGTTTCGACGGATACAACCAGCGGCGTCGTTTTGGAGCTGCAAGCCTGGCTGGAATCGGACGAGGGCGAAGTCGTCGCGCTCACTTCCGCGGCAACGTGTGCCTGCCAGATCCGACAGATCGATGCCGGCTCGGATGCGTTGAGCATTACGACCGGAGACTTTGGTAACGTCAACTCACAATCCATTTTCACACACTCCCTTTCCAATCCGGCTCTGGAGAACGATCGCCAATACCGGGCGAAATTCACCATCACTCAGAATGGCGTTTCCTGGACCGTCACAAAACCTTTCTTTGTTGTCCCCTAATCATGCGAATCTACGATCCCTCAATGAACTACGTCTACCATCATCGGCCATTTGCCGGCGGCCTGGGTGCTGCGCTGTATGTCGGGATCGGGAGTGCGACGGCGATTCAATATCGCCGATCGAAGATTCTGAACGGTTGCGATTTTCTCTGCTGGGGTTCCGAAATCGATTTCGGAGCGGCCTCCGTACAAAAGACGACGTACGTCGAAACGATCAAAAGCCCGACTGCGCAATTCTCCTACACCATCCCCGCGGCCTATTACGGCCAGGAGATTTATTTTCAGGTCCGGACACACGAGGGTGATATCGAAAACGAATCGATCTATCGGCCGCAAGCTTTACAGACAGACGGAAGCGGAAACGGAGTCAACGAAATCCGCGGGAGCGGAAGATTCCTGCGCGTTGAGAAGAGAGACGGGGGAACGCTCCGTTTCCGCTTTGTGTACGACAGTGTGCGTGACGGCCTGCAGCCGTCGCAATTCGTGATCACAAAAACGGCGGGGCCGGGATCAGTGGATCCGGTCGCTGTCACGCACACAGGCAAGCGGTCTTATGAGCTGGACGTTCCCAGCTTGACCGATGCGACAGCATACACGTTTCAACTGACCGCCGAGAACGGTTCCACCACGGCCGTCCTGGACACGACCACAGCGACGGCCGACTCCGCGGGACCGCCGGCGGTCAGTAGTTTGACAGCGGAGGGCTGTTGATGGTCTCTACACCTCCCAATGACACGGATCTGATCAAGCGAACGGCCGTCGAATATGTCGTTCTGCTCGGTCCCAACGATGGCAGCAAGCCAACGCTCGATGATCGCGTCGATACGCTGCAGCTCGAATCGATCAAACGTTCCCGCGGAAGCGATCGTGTTGACGCGATTGTCTGCACGTACGATCTGAGTAAAACCGGTCGTTTGATCGATACCACCACGCCAACCGGCCACAATCGGATTCTGGAGGTCCGTGCCTATGATCCGGAGGGCTATCTCACAATCGTGAAAGCCTGGGGAGTTGTGACACAACAAAGCCAGGCAATCACGGAGAACAATGAATACGTGACGCTGATCGCCCGGCAGGAGGAGTGGCTCTTCGGCGAACCGATCTATCATTTTAAACAGTGGAATACTGAGGATCCGATTCACGCCGACATCGTGTTCCAGCCGATCATCGATGATGTGACCGAAAACAACCGCGCAGAGCCGACACAGGCCTCTCAAAGCGATCCGCCGGTGTTTTCCTTCATCGATCCCGAATCCGTCAGGACAGCGGATGCAGAAGCGTTCCAGGAGGCGACAGCCGTTCGCTGGACTCTGGCCGAAGCGGTCTTCTATCTATTCCAACACGTCGGGTCGAATGATTATTACGAGTTTCCGACGATCGCAGATCTGCGGGAGACGTTTGACGATGATCTGAAACTATCCGACATCCGGATTCCGATGGGAACTCCTCTGCCCGAGGCCCTGGACCTCCTGGTCAATCCCTACGGTTATTTCTGGTATGTGCGCTCTGAAATCAATCTGCTGGATGAGACACTGCACTTTATCGAATTTGCGAAACGCGGATCGGGAGACACGGTTTCGGTTTATATGAATCGACCAGGCGAGACGATCAACAACTTGTTGACCAATCTCGATGAATATCGAGCAACCTTTAATATTGGAGACCTGGCCAACCGGATCATCGCGGTCACATCTCCAATTGAACTGGAAGCCACATTCGAGTTGTATAAGGGCTGGTCTGAAGACGATGATGACCTGGACCTGCATCAACTTGAAAAAGGGGGCGATGGTTCCCTCTTCGAATCGAAGCGTGATGTCGGTCGTAAATGGATGTTGAACGAAGCGCGAGATCACGACTCGCTGCGAGCTGATATCGACGGAGACGGAGCCCAGGAACTGGCCATCCAGCTGGGGCTAGATGATTCAGAAGTTGATAATTTCAAACGCCGCAAATTCAAAGAATGCTTTTCCAAAAATCCAGACGGGGAATCAAATGGCGTCGTGGTTGAGTGGCTCAATGAGGATCTGGCCGATGATGAAAATCCCGATGGGAAGTGGGAGCGGGTGGAATGGCCGTTTTCAGTCTTAGAAAAAGAATGTGGCATCTACTTTGAAGGTTCCACGCCTCCGGACGGTCTCTGGTCCCTGGTGAATGAGGATCCAACAAAGGCACGCGTGCGCGTGACGGCGGTTGTCGAGGGGGACAAACGCCGCGTTGTCGAAGTCGATCGGACGAATACATCTCCCAACGCGGCTGATTTGACTTTGTTCATGGATCTCTCAGCACAATATCACTGGCGTGTGATCTCGCTGCTGGGGACGATTCCCGAATCAAACCAGATCCAGCCGTCGATCATGAAAGACAAACTCTTGCATGAGAACAACGATACCGACGACGAAACGGATCTTCAGGCTTTTTCCGAGAAAGTAGTCGCGATCGAGGATGTAACGCTGCTCAGCTGCTCGCTTACTCTGGAGGGCGTTGATCATCCAGAATACGAGCTCGGCAAACTGATTGACCAGGTCAACGGCCGCAACCTCGATCTCAATGCCAAGAATCCGGACCAGTCCGGGAAACGTCTACCCCAGATCATCGGAATCAATGAGTTCTACAACGAAGAACAGCGGACCGAGCTGTTGCTGGAATCGTTCAAAGAGGAACAACCAAAATCGGAGATCAAATGATGAATGATGTCCGTATCCGGCCTAAAAAAACGAACTATGAAACCGATTCCCCTCACTCGATCGACTTCTTCCAATTGCCGGAAATCATCGACGAAGAGAATTATGATGAGCTGACGGCAGACAAGATTTATGTTTACAAGGCGACGCTGCTTTCCAATGTCAAATTCACAGTTCAGGACGTGGAAACAAAGCCACAGGCAGTGACGTTCGATACTACGACCAGGGAGATCGATCTCGCTGGAGGACAGAAGATCGCGAATTCAAAAGCGATTGTGATCGGGGAGCGGATCGGGAAGCAGTGGTACATCGCTCGCGAACTGAAAGTCGGGGGTGAAGTCCTTGACGGTTAGACCGAAGAAATCAATTCATGAGCCAGGCCGACCGACAGAGCGAGCCTGGTTCATCACCGCGGCAGACGACGAGGGAAACTATCCCCTTGAAGGACATGGCTGCAATGTAATGTATTGCCGATACCTGCGCGAGTTTAAAATCGAAGAAGACAATCAGGAAGATAACCTGATTTATGACCTCACCCAGACTGCCGGCAGTCGCTTCGCCTTGGTTTATACGGGAACCTGGGTTCCCCAGGGGGAGATCATCGAAGGCTATAAGAGGTGGGGCCGATGGTGGGGACGCTGGGATTGTCGCACTCTGATGAGCATTCGCAAGTTTGATGCAGACCGTAATCTGCACTGGCATTACACGATTCCCGGAGTCTTCAGAGCAAACTCGGATCTCGCAGAACGCGATTCCCCTACAGAGCCTCTTGATGAATCTGTCCTACAGGGGTTCGTGAGTGTAAAAGTCGCGTCGGACGGTGCTGTGTTTGCACTCCATAACTGGGCTGACAAAGACATTGAAGGAATCGAAACACAAGTTCGACCAGAGCTATTAAAATTCGATCCCTATGGTAATGTGCTCGCGACGGTAACGCTCGAAAAGTTGCGCGAAGCGCGTCAACTCGATCTGGATGCTGATGATAATGTCTATGTCGGTGGCACCTGGCTCTTGACCAGTCCAAATGGATTGAGCCGGTTTAATTTACAAAAATATGATTCCGACTTGAATCTGGTCAAAATCGTTGACGATGACGACGCTCCCTTCCCCATCAATCATCTCATTGTAAAAGGCGATCGCATTTATTGCGGGACTCAGTCTCAGGGAGTTGTACCGGGTTACTCTTACACGACATACCAGAATCCCGTCATCTGGATTTATGATCTGGATCTGGTCCAGCAAAGCGCTATTGATATGCCTGGCTCGACCTTTTCTCACGTGCGCGGTGTGGCTGTTGACGACGATGGCAACATCTACGCCAACGGTACCTTTGTGAATGACAGCGACACCAGCACAAGCTACGGCACCTTACAGAAATTCAATTCGTCGGGCGCGCTGCAGTGGTTTAAATCGTTAGGAGAATCAACGTTCCCCTTCTATCAGCCAGTTCATTACCGCGATGACCACATCTACGTTTACGCAGCAATCGACCAAACCCTCCGAAAATACACGCTCGATGGTGTTGAAGTCTGGAGTGTGCCGATTGTGACCTGGGACGATGAAGACAATGATTATTCTGATTTACTCCCTTACATGCGGTCGATCGATTCAGACGCAGATGGCAATCTGTATCTGGCCGGTCGGCATTACGAGGTCAGTTCTATAAAGCTTCCCTTGAATGTGCAAAAGATCTCTCCGGAAGGCGACGTGATTTGGAAATATGAAATCCGGAGGACGCAACACGACATCGCCATCAATCAAGAGACGGGAGAGTTTTATACAGTGGGTGAAGTGGTTGAGGATGACTGCTGAAAGGGGCATGGATGGCCAAACTACAAACAGTTCAGGAATTCGTGACGGCCTATCTGAAGCACGTCAAAGCCGGCATGAGTCCAAGTACTCTGAAAACGTATACGAAGAATCTGAAACCGTTCCTGGAGCGATTCCACAATCGCTGTTTCTCCGACCTGGAACCGTTTGAAATTGAGGAGTACTTCGACCAGGTCAAGCTGAAACAGGATGGATCCGAAAAGGCTCCGGACACGATCCGTCTGTTGATGACGGCTTTCGAAAACCTGCAGAAATGGGGCATTGAAAACAAACAGCTGCAGGAGCGGGTTGCTCCGCGGATGAAGAAACCGAAAGGCCGGCGGCGGGAGCGCCTGCCCAATGAGCGAGAACGGGAGCTCTTGTTACGGGCGGCGAGTCCGGCCTTTCGGCTCGTTTATAAAGCACTCCGGCAGTCCGGCTGCCGGCCGAATGAAATGGCACGCGCCATGATTGCGGATCTGGTAACGTTCGACGATTCACGGATGGTCGTTCTCTCCGATCACAAGACGGCCAAGAAGACCGGCGAGGCACGTCGTATCCCGGTTGGGGAAAAGCTGGGAGCATTGATCGACGCGTCGATCGGCGATCGCACGGAAGGTCCTCTGTTTCTCAGTCCGCGGGGCAGTCCCTGGACGGCGGCGACATTGTCAAAAACGTTTTACCGGCTCCGGAAGCGGCTCAATCTGGCCGATGACCTGGTCCTCTATCTGACCAGACACGAACACGCGACACAGGTCTATTCCAAAACGAAAGACATTCACGCGACGGCGCGGGCCTTGGGGCATTCTTCAATTCAGACGACGCAACGTTACGTCAAAGACAACGTCGAGGAGCTGACCACGAATCAGGATTGTGTGGAATAATTTTTGAAACGGGAACGCCGGCTGCGGAAACAGTCGACGCTCCCTGAACTACGAGCGGACCTGGTAAGAGGTCACAACGCGCAGTTGTACGCGCAAGGAATGTTTGTGATGACACGGAAGAATTTGTCACTTAAAAAGTATCGGCAGGCAGAAGCGGTGAAATTGAGTCTAGGTAAACCGTTTTTTGAATCAGAGGGAATTGCCATCTATCAAGGTGACTCGCTGGAGCTGGGAAGCAATCTGCCGCATTCAGTATTCGATGCCTTGATCTCGGATCCCCCCTATTGCTCCGGAGCGGCCGGGACCGCGGTCGGCGCGGATCCGTCCAAGAAGTACTGCCATAGCGGTAACACGCTAGGACGTCCCTCGTTTGGTGGTGATTTTCGCGACCAGCGGTCGTTCAAATACTGGTGTTCGCTTTGGATCGGCCAGGCATTACGGGCCTGCAAAGAGACAGCCTACGGCCTGGTATTTACCGACTGGCGACAGCTGTCGACAATGATCGATGCCCTGCAGGCCGGCGGGTTTTGTTTCAAGGGATTGATCAGCTGGAACAAAGGCCGCGGTGCACGTGCTCCACATAAAGGATTCTTTCGGCATCAATGCGAATATATCCCCTGGGGAACCAAGGGAGCGGTTCCCAGGCTAACCGATCGGGGACCATTCGACGGCTGTTATTCGATCCCGGTTTTACAGAAAGACAAACACCACATGACCGGCAAGCCGACCGAATTGATGCAACGCCTAGTCCAATGCGTGCCGAAAGGCGGAATCGCACTGGATCCATTCTGCGGATCGGGCACCACTTTGGTCGCATCAGCTTTGGAAGGACGCCAGGCGATCGGCTTCGAGGCATCAGAGGAATATTGCGAGATCGCGGCCCGGCGGATCGAAGCGGCGAAACGTGGTGAGCTGATGAAGTATGAACGGCCTGTAGCTGTTTGATGGATTATTTCGTTAGCGTCTGGATGATAAGCATCCAGACGCTTGGTTAAGGGATGATCAAAAACTTATCCTAAAAATTAAATAAATCTCTGATTCTAGCCATCGAAATTATTCCGATGATGCTTTGCTAACTATATTAGATAACTTTCGTACGATCACTTCTAAGTCTTTCAGGTCTACTGAAGAATTAATACTATCAGATGTGTTTTGTGAAATGCAATTATTACGATCAGTTTTAGCAAGCTCTGTAATGACAGAATGTGACCGATCAGTAATATTTTCAAATAATGATGTTTCAAGAGCTAACTGTCGAGCTTCGACATTCGTTAACTCATTTTGATAGTATTTTATGTCGGAAAGACCAGACTTATACAGTCGAAGAAAGAAGTAAGAAAAAGTCTCTATAAAAATTACTATTGATAACCGTGGTAAAAAGTGAATCAAAATTGTTCCGATATCTGTCGAACTAAACTCGTCAGAAAGGACAATAAATGTGAGTAACACCACAGCTAGTAATGTAGTGCTGACACCGATTACGAGATTGATATTAGAACGGAGAGACAACGATTCTATTTCATTTTGCAATCTAGATTTAGAGTCAACCCAAATCTCATTCAGTCTAGTATTTTGATAATTTGAGAAAATGGTCTTGCCGTATTTCTGTTCTATAGACTCCAGAAAAGAACCTGACAAAGTATCTTTAATGGAGTCACTTAATAAAGAGACTACTTGTTGACGTTCGACGTCCGTCCAAACAGAAGAGACGTGCTCAGAAATATCAGTTTGTGTTTTAATTCTACGAACAAGATCGTGAATTTCTGAAATACATTTTAATTGGTTAGTGAGTTCTTTGCGTGATAAATTAGCTTGTTGTTGGTATTCCTTTGGTTTTGTTTTTAGATATCTCAGCATCAAGATACCAAAAGCTGAAAGTATGTTGAATGAACCCAACGACAAGTAGAATGTTGTTGTAGATCTTGAAAAAACTTCGGGTATGGCTGCCATAAAAGGTACAGGTATTAGGGTGAGAATGATTATTACATAAGGACTCAGTCGAACAAGTGCTTCACGAGTTTCGGAGTCAAAAAACTTATTGGATTTATTCATCATCAACCGTCATTTAGGTGTCTAAGTATTTTGTAGATTCAATTTATAAGCGATTATCAAAATCGTTTTTGGAATCACGACAAAGGTACGGTAAGTAAAGATTTATCTGTAAATAGATAGGTAAATTTAAAAAAATCTTTCTTTATAAAGCTTAAATTTCCAACGGAGTTAAAGTGTCAAATTAAAAGACTTACCTCTGAGTTTCCATGAGAATACTTTTTATTTGAATTTGTTACCCCTAACTCTCTAGTGGACCAAACTGGTGTAAAACAGTCAAGTGGTCAAGCCCATTAGATTGGCCCAGGCTATTCAAAGTCTCGGGTTGTTGAGCCAGCATAACAGGATTCTTATTCCAGTACTCGGAGTTACGAGGACTGAAAATCCTGGTGTCGGCGGTTCGATCCCGCCCGTGCCCATTCTCCTTAAAAAGCAGGCATTTTTAAGGATCTCTCCAGGCACACCCGTCCTGGTGTCAAATACATCAAAAACGAGCAGGAATCAAAGTTACGGTTCCCGCTCGTTTTTTTGTGCGCCCTGCTCTGCCTGGAACTCATTCCAATTGGACAACTTAAGCGTCTTTGTTGATTTGTGGTATACCCTCGATCACAATAGATCTGACCTGATCACAACTGTCGAGCGACAGGCAGGTCATCATGCGGCGCTACATTCTGACTTTAATCAATTCAGCAATAGGAGATCTTTTCATGCCCGGCTTCTTTGAGATGCTCATCATCGGGATTCTTGTAGTGGGACTTGCGATATTTCCATTTTGGATGATCTGTTCCAAGGCAGGCTTCCCCGGCTGGATCAGCCTGGCTGTCCTGTTCCCGGTTCTGAATATTGTCCTCTTGTTTTTCCTGGCATTTGCTGAATGGCCTGCGTTGCGCAACGTACCTCAGCAGGATCGAACGGATTATTAAATCCTGTCTTTGTTTGTGTTGGGCCGTCGGACTGACATTCTGAAAGTTCTGACTATTAAATCCGTAACAGGAGCAAATCAATGGACGATCTGGAAACCGTCGAACTGAAAGCATTTGTTCCCGCAAGAGACTTTGCGCTGTCGAAACAGTTTTACGAGGACCTCGGCTTCACAATTCCCTGGTCGTCCGATGAACTGGCCTATCTTCATCACGGGAACTGTACGTTCCTGCTGCAAAAATTTTATGTGAAACAGCATGCAGAAAACTTTATGATGCATCTCTCCGTTAAAAGCGTCGATGCCTGGTGGGCTCACGTCCAGAACCAACAGCTCGCCGAAAAGTACCACGTGCAACTCTCACCTCCCGAACAACGCCCCTGGAACATGCGCGACTTCATCCTGACCGACCCCACCGGCGTCCTCTGGCGCATCTCAGAAAACACCGACTGAGAAGGACGGAATATTTTCGTAGGTGGTATAGGGAGCAGGTCTCAGTTTTAGAAACTCTTGCCCACTTAAATTGCGGCACTCGATCAGGGGCAAAGCACTGTGACGACGCTGGTGTGGAAACGATGACGCACTCCTGGAAATTGCCGGTGATCGGGATCTGTGTCACAGTTTCGGCCGATCCTTCGGTGAAGATTTCAAAAGATGTGAGACGGACTTTTGGTTTCCGTGATCTGCAGCCAGGTGCATTACTCAAAGCGGCCGTAAGGACTCAAGGACAACTCGGTGTCACGATCAAGGTGATTCGCGTCGTCTCCGTCCGAAAAGAAGCACTGAGCAAAATGGAACACAACCATGAATACGGTCAACAGGAGGCAGCTCGTGAAGGCTACCCCCATCTGTCCGGCAAAGAATTTGTGAATTGCTTTTGTAAGAAATATAAAGTGGTCCCGTCGACGCCGGTGACGCGGATTGAATTTACTGATGTTTGAATGACCTGGTAAGGGTTGTTACCCGGTCATTATTTTAAAGAACGTTACTGAAAGGAAATCGGAAAAGTGGCTCATTATGCAAGTCAGACAACGGTTCCAGTTGAGCGATCAAGAGCTGAGATTATGGGTGTCCTCGATCGCTACGGCTGTGATGGGATTTCAACTCACCAAACCCAAGCAGCCTGGGGAATTGAATTTTACGTTCACAATCGAAAAGTCCGTTTTGCAGTCGAACATCCGGACAAGTCAGATCGGAAATATTCAGAGACTCCCAGCGGACGACGCAAGCGCAATACTCAATCAAAGAACAAAGCCTGGGAACAGGATCTCCGTCAGATCTACCGGGCTCTCTGCCTGATCATCAAAGCAAAGTTAGAATATGTCGAATCCGGCCATGCGATCTTTGAGCGTGAATTTATGGCGAACATTGTTGATCCGGTGACTGGCAAAACAATGGGCGAAGTCGTTCAGCCACTAATTGCAGATCGGTATGAGGGCGTTGATAACCGCCCTGCTCTATTTCTTCCAGGGCCGACTAAATGACCGGGTAATGGTGATTACCCACTCATTGCTCGTGAGGTACCCATTGTTGACTAGCTATTTCACGATGTTATGATTATTTCTTTGACAGGGAAAGATGCTGACTTGACGACTTCTGTGAAGTCACTCCTATTTATTGATAATGATTGAAGGGATTTCACATGTTGCTCGGTTTTGGCTGGTGCCACCTACGCAGTAACCGTTCGCCCTTGAGTACAGCCACGTTAGCGACTGCTGTCTCAATAGATGCTGAAATAGATAAGGCGGATGAAGAACTGTGGCAGAACTTTAGGGAATGGATGGAACAGTCTGCTGGATCATTTCTGAAATGGCAACTATATGAAGGGCTCAATAATGAGCATGGCCTGTTGACATATTGTGTGTCACGGAATCACAGATCATCGGTTGTTTGGGATATGCTCGAATGGATTTCTAAAAACGGTCCTGGTAGTTATGGATTATTTTACTGTCATGATGACGAAGACGTTATGGAGCGAACTGGTTACAACCGGAATCCTCCGATGGATTATGATAATGTTTTCCGAGTTCACCGCTTACTCAATGGGGAACTGACAGAATTAGACGATCCGTTTTTTGGTATGATTGAAGGTAACATATGCCCGGTGCATCCCTATAATCGCCCAGATGAAGATTAAGTATTGAACTATTGAATTAGCAATACTTGGGGCTATCTTGCAAAAAAATAAACGCAACATGTCCGGGAAACGAACATTACCCAGACATTGATTTTTGTCTTATTAATAGTAAGTGAATTCAATCGCTATTACTTGATTTTTTAGCTTTGCGACATGCATGACATTCAACCGCCCTTGCATCAATATGTCCCTTAGCTTCTTCATAGTACCACTTCTGGTCTTTGGCCTTCCAGATTTCGCGTTTCCCACACTGACGACATGTAAATGGTTGGTCTAAATAAAAATTGGGAAGGTCACCATAAGTGTTTATGTGGGATAGTTTTTTATGGTTAGCAGCTACTGCTGAGGGATGGTCCTTTTGTTTAATCGGACGTTGCTTCAGAATTCTTTCAGCTTCACGAATCTCTTCGTCAGTCGGATTTCGCCCTGTATCAAAGTTCATACACATCTTATAGGCTCCCTTATTACTATGCAGAGAATTTTCCATTTTCCTGTCATGGTTTTGTATTTTGCTAGACACGAAAAATCGTGTCAAGTAGATGCTTTTGTCACAAATTGTGGGATCAATGAATATTGACCGGGTAAATGATGTTACCCGGTCATTTTTATTCGCGGTCATGGTTATTTACCGGTCACTTTTTATTTATACCAATCTTGATAAAATTCCTTATGTGCTGGTTTTTTGAGATGCACTTCTGAAAGAGAGCTACAGTTAGATTATGATCGATATCGTTTCTTGTAATGAGCGCATGTTATTGTGGTGTTGATTGATCACTGACATAATTTCTGATAGATCTAGACAGAATCAAATTTTGTCTATCAATAGTTATTCCCTCCAATTCAAACTTAAAACGCAGGATTTGGCAAATGGGATGGTTCTCCTGTTACGGTATCGGTGCCACAATACACCGTGTGCAATCGTCTGGGGCGGGCGATGGTAGGGTTGAGTTTACGTCATGGCTTAGCATCCTTTGGATACCGATCATTCCGCTCCGAAGTTGGTCCGCGATCTATGTTGGCGAAACACTACCCGACGCAATTAGCGGAGAAGGACAAGCGTTTGTTGATCTGAAGCGGATTCAACATGATCTAAGTGGACTGGTTCAAACGTTCGCCCGCGGTATCTTCGCGTTAACTGTAGCAGTGTTACCGTGCGCTTATATGCTTTATCGCACAGATGGACGCGCTGCAACAATTATCGAGATGATCTTTATTTTTGCATTCACCATTTGGCCTGTCGCTCTGGTGATCTATACTGACAATTGCCGCAAAGCGAAGCTACGCGCACATATCAATGGGATGCACGCGGAGCCGCCAACTGCGTGTTTTCACGTGGAAGATCAACCACGGGAGCCCGGTGATCGTTGATATTTCTTTTGCCCTCGTACGAAATACTCAAACGTTTTCTCAAATGCGTTTGAAAGAGATGCTCTTTAAAATAATGACCAGGTAACGATGTTTACTGACAGGCCCCCCATTTCCGTACCAGTTGTTATGAGAACTTTTGGGTAACAGCAGTGTTTCTCTGGAAGGCGGACGTAGTCCGACTGGAAGAGATACACTGCTGCGAAAATTGTCTGGGGGTGAGGTAGCCCAGCGAACTGTGCGGGCGGACCTCGTTGTAATGTTGCTTCCAGGCCTCTGTCTGCCGGCGGGCAGATCTCAGGTTTTCAAACACCTCACAGTTCATGAACTCGTCCCGGACACGGCTGTGGAAGCTCTCGGCGTAGCCATTCTCCCAGGGACTGCCCGGTTCGATATACAGCGTTCCTACGCCGATCTGTTTCAGCCAACTGCGAATCGCCTTGGACAGGAACTCACTGCCGTTGTCGCTGCGGAAGTGCTCCGGCACGCCGTGAGTCCGGAACAGCTCCGCCAGCACGTTGATCACATCCTCGCTGGTGATGTGACGGTCCACCTTCAAGGCTAGGCACTCCCTGGTATACTCGTCAATAATCGAGAGCCACTTGAGCGTGGTCCCGGTTTCTGTTCGATCAAAAATAAAATCGCAGCACCATACATGGTTTTTCCTTTCTGGACGATGGCGATGGCAGGCATTCGCCCCCGTACCCAACGCACGTTTTTTCTTCTGTTTTCTGGGGACTTTGAGCCCTTCTCGACGCCACAAACGATAAATGCGTTTGGGATTCACTTTCCAGCCAGCCGCCTGCAGCATCCTGCCGATTCGTCGATATCCGAAACGGGGATAACAGCGTACCAGTTTCA
This window of the Gimesia fumaroli genome carries:
- a CDS encoding ASCH domain-containing protein, which translates into the protein MTHSWKLPVIGICVTVSADPSVKISKDVRRTFGFRDLQPGALLKAAVRTQGQLGVTIKVIRVVSVRKEALSKMEHNHEYGQQEAAREGYPHLSGKEFVNCFCKKYKVVPSTPVTRIEFTDV
- a CDS encoding VOC family protein, yielding MDDLETVELKAFVPARDFALSKQFYEDLGFTIPWSSDELAYLHHGNCTFLLQKFYVKQHAENFMMHLSVKSVDAWWAHVQNQQLAEKYHVQLSPPEQRPWNMRDFILTDPTGVLWRISENTD
- a CDS encoding Imm7 family immunity protein; translation: MLLGFGWCHLRSNRSPLSTATLATAVSIDAEIDKADEELWQNFREWMEQSAGSFLKWQLYEGLNNEHGLLTYCVSRNHRSSVVWDMLEWISKNGPGSYGLFYCHDDEDVMERTGYNRNPPMDYDNVFRVHRLLNGELTELDDPFFGMIEGNICPVHPYNRPDED
- a CDS encoding ligand-binding sensor domain-containing protein, coding for MTVRPKKSIHEPGRPTERAWFITAADDEGNYPLEGHGCNVMYCRYLREFKIEEDNQEDNLIYDLTQTAGSRFALVYTGTWVPQGEIIEGYKRWGRWWGRWDCRTLMSIRKFDADRNLHWHYTIPGVFRANSDLAERDSPTEPLDESVLQGFVSVKVASDGAVFALHNWADKDIEGIETQVRPELLKFDPYGNVLATVTLEKLREARQLDLDADDNVYVGGTWLLTSPNGLSRFNLQKYDSDLNLVKIVDDDDAPFPINHLIVKGDRIYCGTQSQGVVPGYSYTTYQNPVIWIYDLDLVQQSAIDMPGSTFSHVRGVAVDDDGNIYANGTFVNDSDTSTSYGTLQKFNSSGALQWFKSLGESTFPFYQPVHYRDDHIYVYAAIDQTLRKYTLDGVEVWSVPIVTWDDEDNDYSDLLPYMRSIDSDADGNLYLAGRHYEVSSIKLPLNVQKISPEGDVIWKYEIRRTQHDIAINQETGEFYTVGEVVEDDC
- a CDS encoding tyrosine-type recombinase/integrase; this encodes MAKLQTVQEFVTAYLKHVKAGMSPSTLKTYTKNLKPFLERFHNRCFSDLEPFEIEEYFDQVKLKQDGSEKAPDTIRLLMTAFENLQKWGIENKQLQERVAPRMKKPKGRRRERLPNERERELLLRAASPAFRLVYKALRQSGCRPNEMARAMIADLVTFDDSRMVVLSDHKTAKKTGEARRIPVGEKLGALIDASIGDRTEGPLFLSPRGSPWTAATLSKTFYRLRKRLNLADDLVLYLTRHEHATQVYSKTKDIHATARALGHSSIQTTQRYVKDNVEELTTNQDCVE
- a CDS encoding DNA-methyltransferase, translating into MTRKNLSLKKYRQAEAVKLSLGKPFFESEGIAIYQGDSLELGSNLPHSVFDALISDPPYCSGAAGTAVGADPSKKYCHSGNTLGRPSFGGDFRDQRSFKYWCSLWIGQALRACKETAYGLVFTDWRQLSTMIDALQAGGFCFKGLISWNKGRGARAPHKGFFRHQCEYIPWGTKGAVPRLTDRGPFDGCYSIPVLQKDKHHMTGKPTELMQRLVQCVPKGGIALDPFCGSGTTLVASALEGRQAIGFEASEEYCEIAARRIEAAKRGELMKYERPVAV
- a CDS encoding zinc-ribbon domain containing protein, which gives rise to MENSLHSNKGAYKMCMNFDTGRNPTDEEIREAERILKQRPIKQKDHPSAVAANHKKLSHINTYGDLPNFYLDQPFTCRQCGKREIWKAKDQKWYYEEAKGHIDARAVECHACRKAKKSSNSD
- a CDS encoding IS3 family transposase (programmed frameshift), with product MTKRRKKRHTPEQIIRKLRDADTMLNAGKTIGEVCQQLEISEQSFNRWQTQYGGMKAEEAKRLKNLEQENTRLKKLLAEAELDKAMLKEIAGGKLVSPSRKRQAVQHLQQTFDVSERKACRVLDQPRSSQRYQAAPPDDEAALLKQILKLVRCYPRFGYRRIGRMLQAAGWKVNPKRIYRLWRREGLKVPRKQKKKRALGTGANACHRHRPERKNHVWCCDFIFDRTETGTTLKWLSIIDEYTRECLALKVDRHITSEDVINVLAELFRTHGVPEHFRSDNGSEFLSKAIRSWLKQIGVGTLYIEPGSPWENGYAESFHSRVRDEFMNCEVFENLRSARRQTEAWKQHYNEVRPHSSLGYLTPRQFSQQCISSSRTTSAFQRNTAVTQKFS